A genome region from Candidatus Eisenbacteria bacterium includes the following:
- a CDS encoding Lrp/AsnC family transcriptional regulator gives MKLDAKDRRILQLVQRDGASAQAEIAKKVGLSTAAVNERLRKLEASGVIRRWTALVRPEAVGASITAFVEVFIENPRFESAFLERVTRLNEVQECHHVTGEFSLLLKVRVRDMESLQRLLLEQLAAHDGVRQTRTVMVLSTTKEETYVEPVARGAES, from the coding sequence TTGAAGCTAGACGCCAAGGACCGCCGCATCCTGCAGCTCGTGCAGCGCGACGGAGCCAGCGCCCAGGCCGAGATCGCGAAGAAGGTCGGACTCTCGACCGCCGCCGTGAACGAGCGGCTCCGCAAGCTCGAGGCCTCGGGCGTCATCCGCCGCTGGACCGCGCTCGTGCGGCCGGAGGCCGTCGGCGCCTCGATCACGGCGTTCGTGGAGGTGTTCATCGAGAACCCGCGCTTCGAGTCCGCGTTTCTCGAGCGCGTGACCCGCTTGAACGAAGTCCAGGAATGCCATCACGTCACCGGCGAGTTCTCGCTGCTGCTCAAGGTGCGGGTGCGCGACATGGAGTCGCTGCAGCGCCTGCTGCTCGAGCAGCTCGCCGCCCACGACGGCGTGCGGCAGACCCGCACGGTGATGGTGCTGTCCACCACCAAGGAAGAAACCTACGTCGAGCCCGTCGCCCGAGGAGCCGAGTCATGA
- the thrH gene encoding bifunctional phosphoserine phosphatase/homoserine phosphotransferase ThrH, with translation MIFALDLEGCLAPEIWPALGAQFSVREFSLTTRDLGDFDELMRLRVAAARAAGLRLADLQVIAHAVEPYLGAREFVARLRALGNVIIISDTFHEFADPIAARLGGVNLFANQFEVDEAGELAGIKLRIRGQKERLVTGFKSAGFKVAAMGDSMNDYSLLGSCDYPLMFRPVEALRAKFPGAPEAQNLDEALAFFTDARRRLDESEKQG, from the coding sequence ATGATCTTCGCCCTCGACCTGGAAGGCTGCCTCGCCCCCGAAATCTGGCCCGCGCTGGGCGCGCAGTTCTCGGTCCGCGAGTTCTCGCTCACGACCCGCGACCTCGGCGACTTCGACGAGCTGATGCGCCTGCGCGTCGCGGCCGCGCGCGCGGCGGGTCTGCGCCTGGCCGACCTGCAGGTCATCGCGCACGCCGTCGAGCCCTACCTGGGCGCGCGCGAGTTCGTCGCCCGGCTGCGGGCCCTCGGCAACGTCATCATCATCTCGGACACGTTCCACGAGTTCGCCGACCCGATCGCCGCCAGGCTCGGCGGCGTCAACCTGTTCGCGAACCAGTTCGAGGTGGACGAGGCCGGCGAGCTCGCGGGCATCAAGCTGCGCATTCGCGGGCAGAAGGAGCGGCTCGTCACCGGCTTCAAGTCCGCCGGCTTCAAGGTCGCGGCCATGGGCGACAGCATGAACGACTACTCGCTGCTGGGCTCGTGCGACTACCCGCTGATGTTCCGCCCGGTCGAAGCGCTGCGCGCGAAGTTCCCCGGAGCGCCCGAGGCGCAGAACCTCGACGAGGCGCTGGCGTTCTTCACCGACGCGCGGCGCCGGCTGGACGAGAGCGAGAAGCAGGGCTGA